The DNA segment GAGACGTTCCTTGAAGAGCGGCACTCACCTACCGGCACAGACCAACTGACTCATGTTTGCGTCAAAtcagttcattgaagagcagcacaaacCGAGTCGGCCAAACCGAGCGCTCctagtcggcgtcaaagagtttaaTCGAATGGCGCTACCTGCCCAGTCCCGCATATGGAACGATGAatgtcggcgtcaaagaggtttgttgaagagcggcacataagtTCACACTGCCACACACTTATCGACCCAAAGTGGATCCTCCAGCTGGTTTCTAACCCTGCTCCATCATCACAGCAGCCCGATTCAATACTTATTCGAAGATGGACTACTCAGCTAcccaggaagaaagaaaaatgtttagAGACAAGAATAAAAACATGTATAAATAGACAATTAGTCCCCTGAAAGTGTGCGAAgtgccctaagaatgctaacaaaATAAAGGGATCTATACCTTGTGCTTTCATTGTCAGGAGAATTCACGGCTCGGAGCTTCGTGACCAGGACCCTGACAATGTTGACGAGGAATGCAAAGCTCAGCTGCAAAAGGCGGCACAGACGTTGTCGTTAtgtgaatactttttttttcttttgtaaaacaAAGTCTCTTATCAACCTAGTATCACACTCTATACTCAAGCTTATCTAAGGAACTGTGAAGCTTACCAGTATAGAGAAGCAAACAGGAACACTGAGTATGTACGTGTACCAGACGTCGTGCTCGACCCAGCACCTGTGTAGAGACAGAGGGAAAACAAAAATTTTCACCGCACCAACCGCGACTAAAGTGTTCAATTTAAGTTAAAATTTTCCTAGGCTGAGACTCTTCACTTCCTGAGCGTACCCTGGACCCTGATTGAATGATGCGTCAGTATGGCTCACCTTTTATTTTGCAAGACCCACTGCCATCGACAGGGATTTTAGTCAAACATAAACATACCTGCCCGGGTTTGACGCAGACTGCAGACTGGGTCATACTTATTCTAATATCATAACAgatgcatatcaaatgaaatCTGCAGCCTTTCAATTGTACAATAGGAAAATGAATAATATTCACTTACATTTTTGACGCGTCTGGATCCAAGGATCTCAGAACGGTGTAGGCGATTATTGGAAGCAAAGGAAACCCTGTAAAAAAGCAAGACATTACTTGTGGTCGCCCCATGTCTCTTACTTCTCTTTAAAGAACACCTGGAATTGTACCCGGACCGCGTTGTGTTTCATGAATCTTAGCGTTGTCATGCACTCTTTTTATTCTCATATAGTATAGTAGACAAACACTGGAAAGAAAAAGATTATGAAAGACTACTGAATTTTAAGCAGAAGTGTATTCTATTTTGACAATAAGGACTGGGTGAAGTTGTGCTGAAATGCCTACAGACTTTCAGAGTGCCAATAACTAACTAGCGAGTTTCTTTCAGTCGATGTCGTAATGCGCACGATTCTCGCAAACCAATGCGAAATTTAGAGCTCGCTGCCTTCAAAGAATACCAAGTGTGCCATGCGCAAGTTAGGCAAGGCAGTATGCTATTTATATAAAGAACATAGCGTCATGTGAGGCGGGGACGTGTGGTCGCTGTGGGATGCAGTGAGGAGGCAGGCTCAGGTGTGACGACATCTGCAGTTTCGCAAAACATCCTGACGCGTCGAATTCGACTGCCTCAAGTTCGAACGGCACTCGATAAGCTAACGCCTCCTAAAGACAATATATGCTGTAGCAGAACACGGGATACAGTTGACAGAGAGGCATCTTTTAGCCAAATGAAACGGCGCTGAAAGAGAGCGGGGCCTGTAAACAGGTCGTTGAAATATGACGATGGCCCTTCGAGCAAGTCCCCGGCTTCTTACGCGAGCGGAGAATGCCTTAAGTGACACGCTTCGAAGACACGCTTTGTACAGTTTTCCACAGAGCAGGGCCGCTTGGCGACGGTGTTCTATTAGGACGAAGATACAGTGAAGCGATTGAAATGCCGAAAAGTTAACGAGACTCTCTTCAGGTGTGTGTCCAAACAGGTAGTTAATAAACATTCAGAAAAGATAACCAAACTGCTAGATATCCTTCTTTTCTTGATTCTGCGGTGTAATTGAAGCAAACGCTAGTTCTCGTTACTGAATTATGACGTACATACACCTGCTCAAAAGTGCCAGACGTGAGTACATTTTTTTCGTGTGAACTGCGCAAATCTTGAATGTTGCATTGACGAAGCTTTCAATATAATATTCACTGCTATGTACTCCTGCGCACGGGCTTAGGCACCAACCAGACCTCAGAAGTCGAGCTGTGtgctcaggcaaaaaaaaaattcagcgcttTTGCATTCTCCTCACTCTTAAAGCCTTTTCGCGTTGGCATTCTGACAATGCTATACCATGTATTGCTGGTTTACGCTCTGCTAACTTCCGCCACAAAATTTCGTCTTTATCACATAGCGATTCCCTTGAGCACGTTGCCcgtaatctctctctctctcttgtccttTACGTGTTATCGTCTactttttccctttccccagtgtgaagtagcaaactggatattcCGAACTTGTTATACTATCTCTCTGCCTTGCCATTTCTTCCTTTCTGTCTCCCTCTTTCCTAAACGTACACTTAGCGATGCCAAATAGTTTTCTGAAATGAGGAATGAAAACATGCAGCTAATACTAGAATATCTTCTATTTCTTCAAGACAACATCTCGACGCTAGAAAATACCTTCTAACTGAGCTCAAAGAACCTGTAACAAGGCCTATGCGCGGTTCATACACGCACCCCAGCCGATGAGCAGGAACCACTTGAGGATCTTGTCCTCCGCGATGAAGGCGAGCACTAAAAGCGTGTGCAGGTACAGGCCTTCGCAGAACATCCACAGGTAGTTGCACAACAGGAAGTACTGCGTCACCACGTGCAGCGCTTGGCACCAGTTCTGTTGTGAAACACAAAACATGGTCGTATTTTTGCGCTACCATGCGCAAAGTCCGCCTTCCCGAATTATTACGTAAAACTACTCGCTAGGGAACGCTTTCCTCTGCTGCttaccggattttctgcgatcACGTGTGGCTGTGCGATGATGTGAATGTACCACAGTATCCAACACAGGTTGTTGACAATGAACGATGTGAACAAGTTTTTGTGGATTGTGATCCTTCGACAACGAAGCGACCTGCAAATAGTGTTTGTTGTGAACCTGCACACATCATGTACGCATTCAACGCGGATTATTCTGCTTTATCTTTCGGGCAAAACAATAAAAACAGCTCTCGTAATAGACATAAATGTATTGGGCGGTTCAATTTAGCCTAGTTTCCCTAAACGAAATCACTCGCTGCATACAAGTTGCTCAGTGAAGCATCAGTGGCACCAGGCTCTCAGCCAACCGAGAGCCCGACATGTGCACCCACGACAGCATTTGCCTCCAACGAAGACGCCGTCAATGATGCTAAGAAAAACAAGCTAGTTAGGCCACTCATAAACCTGACGAATCAGGACACAAGCGGTGGTGTACAATAGGGTCAGGTCAAAGTCAAAGAGGGGAGCATGCAGGTGATGTATTCTGGCTAGCGCTGAGTCGGATGCATGCTAAGAGTTTCATAGATCCACTACTGTTTCTTTCGATTACATCACGATTAGCTATATAATTTGACGTAACCATCGGGTAACTACTGCATCAAagataaaaagacaaaaataaaacaaaaggcaTCTAATGGAAAGTCAATGGGAAAACTAGCACTTACCTGAAGTAACAGAATATGATCATGGACAACACAAGTGCTACAAGTGATATTGAGTATCCTGTGACGTATAATGAATTCACCAAGTTTCGAAACTGCAAAATGAAGACAACCATATTTGTTAGCCTCGCAGTCAAGAAAATTTACCTtggaagaaaatagaagcacctGGGTCCCTATTTGCAAAACATCGGTTAAGAAGGTTCAGTCAGGCACCAGCGTTTGCCAACCATATAGCTCGTCATGGCCAACCACTTATCGGCGGTATTTACGGTCACTGTAGCGATGGCCAATTGTACATACCACTTACCGAAGAGAAGTTTTGCAAACACGGACTTGGGATACTCGACCAAAACGTTAAACATATATTTTCCTTTTATAGGTTGCGGAGTCAATTTGCAGTTCTTTTTTGCGGTCATATTACACATGGTTCTGATCACCAAAAGCCTACTTGCTGCAAACACAGGCACGCAGATTTTGAAGACATGTAGCTCGTAATCAGCGCTGTGGATGCGTTCTTGTGAATTCTTTGTTATCAGACTACATCACACTAAAATAGTGCAGCAGTGAATGACGTGCTCGCTATGAACTGCTAAAACTTTCACAATACCTCTTCTTTAGATTTACCGCCTAAATTATCAGTACCATGTGATTCCCTCATATAAGATAATTGGCCATATCTACAATTGTTAGCTTGTGGTGCCAAAACCGCCAGAACTATTCTTAAGGCTATCAAAAagcattgacaaattctacactACATTTGCTTCGTTCACGTAATACTTACCTTCATTTGCATCGTGTAAATTGGTGGTGTACAGATCTCCAGACTTAGCCAACCCGATTATTTGGAATACCGCCTTGTATTGCCTACATTCGCCAGAATAGATACGCTCTCGTCTTGACATAACAAATCTAAGTAAAACCTGCGTGCTTTTTTAAGCTAACTTAAAGCACATCAATGAAATGCGTCATCTTATCTTTAGTAATTATAGCTACCACTCAAACAAGGCATTTTTTGTTTAAAAACATGAGATTATGGCAGTGCAGTACATACTTGGAAGTCATGAGTATCCACACATGCTGTGTAGTAATTATAACTACCACTCAAACAAGGCATTTTTTGTTTAAAAACATGAGATTATGGCAGTGCAGTACATACTTGCAAGTCATGAGTATCCACACATGCTGTGTAATTCGACCAGACCAGTCCTGTGACAGGGTGACGGAACCATGTGCCATTCGTAGTACATGATTTGTGCGCTTGCCCTTTcgagaaaataataaatatagaTCGCATGATGGGCCTTGTACGCAGACAGAAGCTTAGCTCAATATCACGGTCGTTATACGCGATGATCATTTTTAGTTTTTTTTGGAACTTTAAAAAGAACTtcttgcagataacataattctagtcattgaAATGGAATATTAAGGGAGGCAGAGTTGACTTTCACGAGAAAGGGAACCAATATTCAACTAACTAAAAAATTGAATAATAAAATTTCAATTATTTGCTTCATGTCCTAtgttgtaatttacgaattgtagccggcaaGCTTGCAAGGCGCTTGAAATTATTTTAAAAGCGACGCCAGTTTCGACATGTGCGCCATGAAACTTGACCTAAAAATTCACTGTTGCTCCACATAATTTTTCAACAAGACGCTCTTTTATAcattaaagcacaaaagtaactggacacccatgtatttcgttccacactttggtAAATGACATCTCGAAACTTGcttcatcctggaaattcatttcaagcggatacgtcttgcaagctcgccggatacaattcgtaaatagcaacatttgccgtaaagtaattaggaAGCTACTCAATTTCTGTTAATTAATTTAGGGTttctttcaatttctcgtgctgtCAATGTCCGCCTTTTCGTATAATCGACCTCAAGGACAAGATTTGTCATCTGCCACagacgatttttaaaaattccatggAACTTAAAAATGATTACCTTTATTTGAATAGCAGTTACAAGGTAAGCAGTCAGTACGGCCATACTGTTGTGCATTTATTGGCTATATTACAAGCTTCTTCATTAATTTGCTTATATTTAAAACTCTGTATATGCATTCCTACTTTTCTCCTAGGTCTGTGGCACGCTCAGATATATTTATGAATGGACGGAATTGTTACAGAACAATGGGCGAGAAAGGCAAATTATTCACTCGTTGCTTGGATCAACATTATATAATGTGCCAGTTTATATGTTACAACTAAATTTGCACAAAGTCCTAGAAGCAAGGATTGTGTTGTTGTGAAAATATCTTAAGATGGTGAAAATAGCGATCACTCAGTTGTAATCCATTACTTGTTGTTTAACAGAATTTGGTGCAATCCTCAAAGCATTGTCATTTTAACACAACGCTGCTATAAAATTCCGTCTTTTATTCCGAAATGTAATGTTTAATTCCTTCTAGTCTATTATATTAGGAAAAGCTCTCGTCTCTTCTATTTCCTTTGAggagcacttctctttctttcagTGTTATGAATATTTGTTTAGAATATTCAAATAATAAAAAACCATGTAGTAGAATGAACCGGTGTCGTAACTTGTCCCAAAGTTTGAGGTACTTTGCCTTATTCCGTGTTGTGTCGCATTTCGTGGCGCCATTCAGTAATTTATAATGCTACACGTGCAACTTCCTAAGAAAATGAGCCATGCTGCGTGGAACTGCCACTGTGATGCCGATGCAATTAACTTACTAGTTGACAGAAACCCGGCCACAAACTGAGGGCAAGGCGCGTGTACTGTCCGACCGGGAGGCGTGTCATCCCAGCAGTTCCAGCCATCCCAAGTGCGGGGACACAGTGTCTGGTTTCCGTCTGCGAGAAAGAGCGCGCTGATGGAAATCTTCGATCTGCCGCTGGTCATCGACGGTGCAAGCTGCTGCGACATGCCAGGGCATACCGTTCTCCGCGGGAGGCTTGAGCAGCACGTTCTCGAGGCAGTGCTTGAAGTGGCCGATCTTCTCCTGCCACATCCAGTTCTCACCGCGCGCTGAGATTTGCTCCCAGGGAACGTACTCGCCGATGTCGTTAGCGATGGCGCGCAGCAACGTCAGCTCCGTCTCCTAGAATGAAGAGTACGGTGTGAAAGTTCCCAGCCCACACTGCAGCGAAACGGCACGTAGCAGCTGCCACGTGACTAAGGATGCTCGAGAATATAGTGGCTCAAACCGCGAGGCCTAACTACTTTGCCCAACTTGTCGTCTGCTTGGAATGCTGGCCGTCGTATGTCAATTAGGGCTAAATGTATTTAGTATCCGTGGTATTTGTGACGTGTTATTTTTGCTCTTGTTAGGCTCTGAGACGTTTATTACGTTCAATAACCACCACCATCCTCTGGTATGAATAACTTATATGGTCGTGTCAATCTCTAAAGAAGTGTAAATGAAGAACTTAGTACAGTGACAGTTTAGCAGAGTACAGTAAGGGTCCTCAAGAAAGACACCAAACGTTTACATACAGGATGCTCCTTCTTTGTGTAGATATATTTCATCTGTGCAACGACATCTTAGTAAGCTTGGGCGTCCATAAATTATTGTGCGCCTGCATTTACCACTGAACAGAACACTGAATATAACTCCAGAAATAAAACGGATGCTTAGGGTTTACTTAGGGCAGCCCTTCGTTTTCTTGACGGGCATGTAggatgaaaacatttttttgggcatgtttttagataaatGCGATTTTTATTCCTATATTTCTATGCTATTCACCATGTCCTGTGTGAGCTCAAATGCCCCTTATTATGTTTTGTTCAGTGTTAAATTACAGTATATCTTGTTGACAGTTGAAAAAGTAAAATAACATTTGGTCCGTATCGTAAAGAAAGGTGCATCAATGTTAATCATTGTGAAGGCTGAGAAAATACCGTCACGCGGCATGCGTAATAATACTGCTTACATGATAAGGCGAGCTTGTGCAGGCGCTGTAGTTGCCTGTTTCACCGTTCCATGAACCGTTAGCCAGACACCGGTATTTCGCCGTCCCTGCAATAGTGCGCCGCCATTTATCAGTCACAGACTAAAGTGTAGGTAATATAGTgagtcaataaaaacatgaacAGCTGCTGGTAATAGGGAAGATGAAGAAGGACGATACAGATCGTGCTTGTGTTCTGTTCAGTTCAGACTGGGAATGCTACATTTAAACTGTTATTTCATAGGCATAAGAAAAGTGTGCTGTAACTACATACCGGATTATGCCACATAGAAGCAACGAAACAGAAGCCTCGGAATACCGACCACAGATTTTTAACAAACTTGACTTCAGAAGTACAGTGTGTCGGTGCATCGCTAGAATGCGAATCACGTTGCCATCGGCGATCATGGTGAGTTGAGTTCCAGagtaatatattttttaaatagccatcttgaaatatatatatatatatatatatatatatatatatatatatatatatatatatatatatatatatatataaatatatatatatatttgtaggcACCCAGGTTCCGTCAAGCTGTCTGTGACAGCTTTTTGCCTGGGAGCCCCCAACTAGTGCGTTGGAAATAACGTGGATTCTGATTCCGATTctg comes from the Dermacentor variabilis isolate Ectoservices chromosome 2, ASM5094787v1, whole genome shotgun sequence genome and includes:
- the LOC142572830 gene encoding calcitonin gene-related peptide type 1 receptor-like isoform X2; amino-acid sequence: MGGGCRVSVTLLLSACLLPWFSSSAHGSRTERVFAQLKALRECEQRALFDAGDNDTASCDWRFDGWQCWPPTPLGATARAACPDLLPGEVNATGTAKYRCLANGSWNGETGNYSACTSSPYHETELTLLRAIANDIGEYVPWEQISARGENWMWQEKIGHFKHCLENVLLKPPAENDGNQTLCPRTWDGWNCWDDTPPGRTVHAPCPQFVAGFLSTRQAHKSCTTNGTWFRHPVTGLVWSNYTACVDTHDLQFRNLVNSLYVTGYSISLVALVLSMIIFCYFRSLRCRRITIHKNLFTSFIVNNLCWILWYIHIIAQPHVIAENPNWCQALHVVTQYFLLCNYLWMFCEGLYLHTLLVLAFIAEDKILKWFLLIGWGFPLLPIIAYTVLRSLDPDASKMCWVEHDVWYTYILSVPVCFSILLSFAFLVNIVRVLVTKLRAVNSPDNESTRKAVRATVILLPLLGLHYVLTPFRPDKGAILLAYEVISALVTSLQGLCVALLFCFFNGEVLGVLRKMLSQTPWFRNEGRRMSYANTSISLLEYKSTSQAAVHPLAGHEKCHLDTTLVSIKRNAI
- the LOC142572830 gene encoding calcitonin gene-related peptide type 1 receptor-like isoform X1, with product MGGGCRVSVTLLLSACLLPWFSSSAHGSRTERVFAQLKALRECEQRALFDAGDNDTASCDWRFDGWQCWPPTPLGATARAACPDLLPGEVNATGTAKYRCLANGSWNGETGNYSACTSSPYHETELTLLRAIANDIGEYVPWEQISARGENWMWQEKIGHFKHCLENVLLKPPAENDGNQTLCPRTWDGWNCWDDTPPGRTVHAPCPQFVAGFLSTRQAHKSCTTNGTWFRHPVTGLVWSNYTACVDTHDLQFRNLVNSLYVTGYSISLVALVLSMIIFCYFRSLRCRRITIHKNLFTSFIVNNLCWILWYIHIIAQPHVIAENPNWCQALHVVTQYFLLCNYLWMFCEGLYLHTLLVLAFIAEDKILKWFLLIGWGFPLLPIIAYTVLRSLDPDASKMCWVEHDVWYTYILSVPVCFSILLSFAFLVNIVRVLVTKLRAVNSPDNESTRKAVRATVILLPLLGLHYVLTPFRPDKGAILLAYEVISALVTSLQGLCVALLFCFFNGEVLGVLRKMLSQTPWFRNEGRRMSYANTSISPRYHCLHSNFSLPRVQAPSHSSEAHFLSVVPITGCTFNVVRRVRYE
- the LOC142572830 gene encoding calcitonin gene-related peptide type 1 receptor-like isoform X4 produces the protein MGGGCRVSVTLLLSACLLPWFSSSAHGSRTERVFAQLKALRECEQRALFDAGDNDTASCDWRFDGWQCWPPTPLGATARAACPDLLPGEVNATGTAKYRCLANGSWNGETGNYSACTSSPYHETELTLLRAIANDIGEYVPWEQISARGENWMWQEKIGHFKHCLENVLLKPPAENDGNQTLCPRTWDGWNCWDDTPPGRTVHAPCPQFVAGFLSTRQAHKSCTTNGTWFRHPVTGLVWSNYTACVDTHDLQFRNLVNSLYVTGYSISLVALVLSMIIFCYFRSLRCRRITIHKNLFTSFIVNNLCWILWYIHIIAQPHVIAENPNWCQALHVVTQYFLLCNYLWMFCEGLYLHTLLVLAFIAEDKILKWFLLIGWGFPLLPIIAYTVLRSLDPDASKMCWVEHDVWYTYILSVPVCFSILLSFAFLVNIVRVLVTKLRAVNSPDNESTRKAVRATVILLPLLGLHYVLTPFRPDKGAILLAYEVISALVTSLQGLCVALLFCFFNGEVLGVLRKMLSQTPWFRNEGRRMSYANTSISFLPRRPSDGRSPSVSPNHLQQTLV
- the LOC142572830 gene encoding calcitonin gene-related peptide type 1 receptor-like isoform X3, with protein sequence MGGGCRVSVTLLLSACLLPWFSSSAHGSRTERVFAQLKALRECEQRALFDAGDNDTASCDWRFDGWQCWPPTPLGATARAACPDLLPGEVNATGTAKYRCLANGSWNGETGNYSACTSSPYHETELTLLRAIANDIGEYVPWEQISARGENWMWQEKIGHFKHCLENVLLKPPAENDGNQTLCPRTWDGWNCWDDTPPGRTVHAPCPQFVAGFLSTRQAHKSCTTNGTWFRHPVTGLVWSNYTACVDTHDLQFRNLVNSLYVTGYSISLVALVLSMIIFCYFRSLRCRRITIHKNLFTSFIVNNLCWILWYIHIIAQPHVIAENPNWCQALHVVTQYFLLCNYLWMFCEGLYLHTLLVLAFIAEDKILKWFLLIGWGFPLLPIIAYTVLRSLDPDASKMCWVEHDVWYTYILSVPVCFSILLSFAFLVNIVRVLVTKLRAVNSPDNESTRKAVRATVILLPLLGLHYVLTPFRPDKGAILLAYEVISALVTSLQGLCVALLFCFFNGEVLGVLRKMLSQTPWFRNEGRRMSYANTSISPRYHCLHSNFSLPRVQAPSHSISAKTPI